In Phycisphaerae bacterium RAS1, the genomic window AACGGGCCGCGTTAAGCAGCGCGCGATCTTTGCGTCCCGCCGGCAGTCGGTAGCACTCCACCCTTCCGCTCGGCGACACGATCAGCCGCCAGTGTGGTCCTTCCCCCGGCCATAGATCGGACATGAAATCCGCTTCCGATGGAGCCAGGCAGCCGGCCGGGTGGGAGTGGTAGTACCCCACCACGAACAGCCCGGCATTGCGAATTTCACGCTCGCCCCTCGCCGACTCGATTGGATCCAGCATGTAGCTACAAGCGCCGGGTGCAATGTTCTTCACGGGCCACGCGAGTCGAACCCCGGCGGACACTCCCCCCAGGACGCCGCAGCATTCGCGCGGCCGTTCCCGCCGGGCATGCGCCACGACCGCCCGCAGG contains:
- the mec gene encoding CysO-cysteine peptidase; this translates as MNRPPAISRAVLRAVVAHARRERPRECCGVLGGVSAGVRLAWPVKNIAPGACSYMLDPIESARGEREIRNAGLFVVGYYHSHPAGCLAPSEADFMSDLWPGEGPHWRLIVSPSGRVECYRLPAGRKDRALLNAAR